From one Neovison vison isolate M4711 chromosome 1, ASM_NN_V1, whole genome shotgun sequence genomic stretch:
- the LOC122915505 gene encoding T-cell-specific guanine nucleotide triphosphate-binding protein 2-like has product MGQSPSSQPSHGGDLASSFEKFFKDFKMESKIISQEAINSIQSSLKAGDLQSAGSVINNALRDINNAPLSIAVTGESGTGKSSFINAIRGLRGEEKGAAATGPVETTMERTKYEHPKLPNVTLWDLPGIGTTNFLPHEYLEKMKFREYDLFIIISATRFKGLDAQLSLAIEKMKKNFYFVRTKIDSDLYNEKKSKPNTFNEQEILEKIRSDCVNKLKKANVSDPEVFLISSFDLADYDFPRLESTLLRELPEHKRHIFMQHLPNITEATIDRKKDSLRQKVWLEAMRAGASAFVPMMGYISGNDMETLKDTLTLYRVYFGLDDSSLKIMAKDLDISMEKLKENLKFPHLLSVEKDEKSLREKLRRYVENFSFVCGGPIASSIYFNKIFYLQNFVLETVANDAKVLLKKQISKDFEDSRQDSLPQDVGNENGKSKTASS; this is encoded by the coding sequence ATGGGTCAGTCCCCCTCTTCCCAACCCTCTCATGGTGGTGATTTGGCCTCCAGCTTTGAGAAGTTTTTTAAGGACTTCAAGATGGAAAGCAAAATCATCTCTCAGGAAGCCATCAATTCAATTCAATCAAGCCTGAAAGCGGGGGACCTTCAGAGTGCGGGTTCTGTCATCAACAATGCGTTGAGAGATATCAATAATGCCCCACTGAGCATTGCTGTGACTGGGGAGTCTGGGACAGGGAAGTCCAGCTTCATCAATGCCATACGGGGTTTGCGGGGTGAGGAGAAAGGGGCTGCCGCTACTGGGCCGGTAGAGACTACCATGGAGAGAACCAAATATGAACACCCAAAGCTTCCCAATGTGACATTATGGGACCTGCCTGGCATAGGGACCACTAATTTTCTGCCTCATGAGTAtctggagaaaatgaaatttagggAGTATGACTTGTTTATCATCATCTCTGCTACCCGCTTCAAAGGCCTTGATGCACAACTGTCTTTAGCAattgaaaaaatgaagaagaatttcTACTTTGTTCGAACAAAAATAGACAGTgatttatataatgaaaaaaagagtaaacCCAACACATTTAACGAACAAGAAATCCTGGAAAAGATCCGCAGTGACTGCGTGAATAAACTTAAAAAGGCCAACGTGAGTGATCCTGAGGTCTTCTTAATCTCCAGTTTTGACTTGGCGGACTATGATTTCCCAAGGCTGGAGAGTACCCTTCTGAGGGAGCTCCCAGAGCATAAGCGCCACATCTTTATGCAACATCTGCCGAATATTACTGAGGCCACCATTGACAGAAAGAAGGATTCCCTGAGACAGAAGGTCTGGCTGGAGGCCATGAGGGCTGGAGCATCGGCCTTTGTCCCTATGATGGGTTACATCAGTGGTAATGATATGGAGACTTTAAAGGACACTTTAACCCTCTACAGGGTTTACTTTGGGCTGGATGACTCATCCCTGAAAATCATGGCCAAGGACTTGGACATATCGATGGAGAAACTCAAGGAAAACCTTAAGTTTCCCCATTTGCTATCAGTTGAGAAGGATGAGAAATCCTTAAGAGAAAAACTGCGAAGATATGTGGAAAATTTCTCCTTTGTTTGTGGAGGACCCATTGCTTCTAGTATTTACTTTAACAAGATTTTCTACCTTCAAAATTTTGTCCTTGAGACTGTAGCAAATGATGCAAAAGTTCTTCTTAAAAAGCAGATTTCTAAGGACTTTGAGGACTCTAGGCAAGACTCTTTACCTCAGGATGTTGGGAATGAAAATGGGAAAAGTAAGACAGCCAGCTCCTGA